In the Artemia franciscana chromosome 1, ASM3288406v1, whole genome shotgun sequence genome, one interval contains:
- the LOC136025426 gene encoding uncharacterized protein LOC136025426, whose protein sequence is MLQISVTAYLILAVSSINAEGSDDEWEKYKIMFQKRYPNPQMNSLRKNLWLSKTNAIKAHNSKANNGEHSYIMRENIFSDYTEEEKEKVKGYIHNSSLISRSQTVKCVNTPKIPKTTDLRVDPCLTPVGNTGLCGGSWAYVAASSLEYYSCKMNLSETIPLSRQQIIDCDASNYGCEGGSYVASWQWIINNGGLCNQMDYLNEKNCSVDCLKPVIASYKRLFPTSGMIKMALLRGPVSAAMHGSENFLFYSSGIYTDSKCDKTPNVAVNIIGYGKQNNTRYWLIQNFWGESWGEKGYAKVLQKSSMCRLEQYAFIPVL, encoded by the coding sequence ATGCTACAAATTTCAGTGACAGCTTACCTAATTTTAGCTGTGTCAAGTATAAACGCTGAAGGCAGTGATGAtgaatgggaaaaatataaaataatgtttCAAAAGAGATACCCTAACCCACAAATGAATTCCCTTAGAAAAAATCTGTGGCTTAGTAAAACAAATGCAATTAAAGCCCATAACAGCAAAGCAAACAATGGTGAACACTCATACATCATGAGAGAGAACATCTTTTCTGACTACACAGAGGAGGAGAAGGAAAAAGTAAAAGGATATATTCATAATTCAAGCCTAATTTCAAGAAGCCAAACTGTAAAATGTGTGAACACTCCTAAGATTCCCAAAACAACTGATCTAAGGGTTGACCCTTGTCTCACCCCTGTGGGTAATACTGGACTATGTGGAGGCTCCTGGGCTTACGTAGCAGCATCATCACTTGAATATTACTCCTGTAAAATGAATTTAAGTGAAACTATACCGCTAAGCAGGCAGCAAATAATTGATTGTGATGCCAGTAACTATGGTTGTGAAGGGGGATCTTACGTAGCGTCTTGGCAGTGGATTATAAATAATGGAGGACTATGCAATCAAATGGACTACTTGAACGAAAAAAACTGTTCTGTTGATTGTCTTAAGCCTGTCATAGCATCTTATAAAAGACTTTTCCCAACTTCAGGGATGATCAAAATGGCTTTGCTGCGCGGTCCTGTTTCTGCCGCAATGCATGGttcagaaaatttcttgttttactCTTCAGGAATATATACAGACAGTAAGTGTGACAAAACTCCAAATGTTGCTGTTAATATAATTGGCTATGGGAAACAAAATAACACACGGTATTGGCTTATTCAGAACTTTTGGGGGGAATCATGGGGTGAGAAAGGTTATGCAAAGGTACTGCAAAAATCCAGCATGTGTAGATTAGAGCAATATGCGTTCATTCCTGTGTTGTAA
- the LOC136025399 gene encoding uncharacterized protein LOC136025399 — protein MKNLGIESIILLEIIGFTTAVHNAAWKRHKERFKKFYPSPFIDRIRERYWKRVNSRIRIHNFDARNGKQTFFMTLNVFADYSDVEKINLRSTIVDESTRFSKTKYITNSSVRNWPNILDYRENDCLSPVLDQGSCGSCWAFVASTVLEFFQCNKKSNELVLYSRQQLVSCDTNNFGCDGGFYVNGWVWAANAGGLCEDKDYPYTSKSKTIAVPCETTCLKENIVTEFKWTSADAIAIQNALFSEGPVAAALDATDNFIYYSEGVFDDKECTTTANHAVIIVGYGTSVDGTPYWIVQNTWGTSWGMNGYILVRRGVNMCGIESYCAVLTLKE, from the coding sequence ATGAAGAATCTTGGTATAGAAAGCATTATTCTTCTAGAGATTATTGGTTTTACAACTGCGGTCCACAATGCAGCATGGAAGAGACACAAAGAACGGTTTAAGAAGTTCTATCCTAGTCCTTTTATTGACAGAATACGGGAGAGGTATTGGAAGAGAGTGAACTCTCGGATCCGTATTCACAACTTCGATGCAAGAAAtggaaaacaaacttttttcatgaCATTAAATGTCTTTGCTGACTACAGTGATGTCGAAAAAATCAACTTGCGTTCAACTATAGTAGATGAATCGACAAGATTTAGCAAAACCAAATATATAACTAATAGTTCCGTACGTAATTGGCCAAACATTTTGGATTATAGAGAAAATGATTGCTTGTCTCCTGTTCTTGACCAAGGCAGTTGTGGTTCCTGCTGGGCATTTGTTGCAAGTACAGTCTTAGAATTTTTCCAGTGTAACAAGAAATCTAATGAACTAGTTTTATATAGTCGGCAACAATTAGTAAGCTGTGACACCAATAATTTTGGGTGTGACGGGGGTTTTTATGTCAATGGTTGGGTTTGGGCTGCCAATGCAGGTGGACTTTGTGAAGATAAAGATTACCCATATACTTCAAAGTCCAAAACTATTGCTGTTCCTTGTGAAACTACTTGccttaaagaaaatattgtaaCTGAGTTTAAATGGACGTCTGCAGATGCTATTGCTATTCAAAATGCACTCTTTTCTGAAGGTCCAGTTGCGGCGGCTTTAGATGCAACTGACAACTTTATATATTATTCAGAAGGagtttttgatgacaaagagtGTACAACAACTGCAAATCATGCAGTTATCATCGTTGGCTACGGAACTTCAGTAGACGGTACTCCCTATTGGATCGTTCAGAACACATGGGGTACCTCCTGGGGTATGAACGGGTACATTTTAGTTCGTCGCGGTGTTAATATGTGCGGTATTGAAAGCTATTGCGCAGTTCTTACTTTAAAAGAGTAA